The Coprobacillus cateniformis DNA window AGCATTGGATAGTATCTTCTTTATATAATTATTCTTACCTTCTATAGGTCCATTAGAAATTCTTCTATTGCCAATCCAGGTAAAAGAATTTAGTATTTCTGTTTTCCAAGTTTCTAAAGTATCAGCGAGTTCATTCATTTCTTCAATTCCTGATTTTTTACATCTTTTAATCAAAGATCTTAATTCTGCTTCCTTATCACAAGTGTTAATATTTTCTTTTTGACATTGATCAAACGCAAGATATTCTTCCTTTATTTTATATGCCTCACTTATTTCTTTATCTATACCAAGTAAAACTTCTAAAATGCCATTTTCTGTTGTCGTGTATTCTAGGATTCTATCTTTACTAAAGGTATCGTCATCAATATTATTAGCTGATTTTAATAATAATTTATATCTATGTTTTAATAAACGGTAGTATAGTGTTTTCTTATTGGATTTATAATTGTTCATAATTCGTTTTCTTATTTTATTTAATTGACCATTAATGTGTTTTGTCAAATGAAAATGATCTATAATAAGGGTGGCATTCGGAAAGAATGTTGGGAGAAGTGGTTTGAATGTAAAGCTCATGTCGGTGCATACATATTCAACTGTTTCTCTTTCTTTTTTTGGAATCTGAAAAAAGTAAGGTGATAATATTTCATGAGTTCTGGACTTTACAATATCAATAATGAGATTGTTTTCAAAATTCATAAATATACTAGGATATTTGTATTTCGCTTTACTACCAAAATAGAACTCATCTATTAAAAGAATACGAGGAAATGTTTTCCGTGGTATCTGAACAAATGTATCAAAGATATCAATTATTTTAGTCGTAGATACATCATAAGATCTAGCTATTTGAGAATATGTGGCATTATAAGGCTTTAAACCTTCAAGTATGCATATAATAGCTGTCTTAGTAAACTGTTTTCCTTTATATGATATTGGATTATCAACAGTAGGATAGGCGTTACAATCATTACAGTGATATCGTCTTATTTTATAATTAATCTTGCAAACCTTATTATTAATAGGGGCACTGGAAAGGGTGCCGTGACTATATCCTTTACTGTATAGATTTATAGAACCACAATGCGGGCAACAATGAAGTTTTGTGTTAAAAACAATAGATATCAAATATTTGTTTTCAGTAAGATCAATATTGAAAGATTGAACAGAATCTTCTTCAATATCAAAAAGTTTTAAAAGTTTTTTGTCGTTATCATTCATCATAATTATAGAACTAGGCAAGTTTAATTATAACAAAAAAAGCGGATATTTTGTCCGCTTGAAAATTTAAATAGAGAAAAAAGTACTCCGCTTCAAAATTTAAAGGGGTACCTTCTCCCCATGAGAATTTAAAATACCGAGAATTCTACTCTTTTTTGTTAGTCTAAATAAACACATATATTACCTAAGTAGTGTTTAATTATTATCTTAATAAAACGAATCATTAGAGCCTGTGTAAAATATTATAAATGTTCATTTATATTTCATATACGAAGTGTATAATAAATATATGAGGTGAGTTTATGCATAATTCTGCAAAAAAGATAATTAAACAATTTCATGATAACCAGGAGATATATCGTTCTTTAAAACACGATATTGATGATATCTTTACACGTATTATAGATACAAATCATTTCCGTATATCAAATATGGCAATACGTATTAAGAGTGAAGATGCTTTGATGAAAAAAATCACATACAAAAACAGATATCAGGATATTAATGAGATTACAGATGTTGTGGCTTGTCGTATTATTACTTTGTTTGAAAATGATGTTGATCGTATTTATGAATGTGTAAAAGATAATTTTGAGGTTATAGAATATAATGATAAAAGAAAGAAAAACTATGATGATCGTATAGACTTTGGATATAATTCATTACATCTTTTAATTAAATTTAATGATGAGAGATGTCAGTTTATTGAGTATTCAGCATATAAAGATATTATTTTTGAATTACAGATTAGAACCACTTTGCAACATTCTTGGGCAGAAATTGAACATGGATTAGGATATAAATCACAGTATGAAATACCTAAAGATATTCGTAGACGTTTAACAAGATTATCTGCATCATTAGAACTGCTAGATGAGGAGTTTGTTCATATTGCAAAAGAAGTAGATGAATATAATAAAGGCATTGTCCATATTGAAAAGATTCTTAAAACAGATATAAATGTTAATTCTTTAATTCAGTATGTGAATACATCTCCACGTATAAATGGCATTTTAGAAAAGCTACATACTGAATTTCAATTTAAATTTGAGCGTGATTCTGAATTAATATCGCAGTCACGTTTAATTCAAAGATTCCATTATATGGGGTATACATATATTAATGAATTGGATGATTTTGTGGAAAATCATCTCAAGGAAATTGAATGGTTATCTCGAGAAAGAGTAGAGAACTTTAAAGAAAACCATTTGATTAACATTTATAATGTCTTAGTTTGGATTTCTTTAGTTATGCTTGCTAATGATGGTGTGAGCGATCCTGAAGAAATCTTCTCTAAGGAGAGTATTGAAAGGTTACAGCATTTAAAAGAATCTATTGAAGATAAAGTTATTAATTAAATATAAAAATAAACGAAAAGAACTGAAATGTTCTTTTTCTTTTGTCACAAAAGTGTCACCAATATATAATAGAATGAAGGGGGAATAAATTATGAAGAAAGTATTAATAGTAGAAGATGATATAGCATTAGCAAAGTCCTTAAAAGCAGCTCTAGAAGTGAAAGATTATCAAATAGAAGTTGCTGACTGTTATAATCTTGCTATAAGGATGTTTCAGCATATGACTTTTGATATACTTGTAGTGGATATTCAATTACCAGATGGAGATGGAATTGAGCTTTGCGAGTATATAAGAAAACAATCTCAATTACCAATCCTTTTTTTAACAGCTAATGATAATGAAGAGATGTTAGTCAAAGGGTTGAATAGTGGTGGAGATGATTATATGACAAAACCATTTCGAATTAAAGAACTTTATGCAAGACTACAAGCTCTTTTAAGACGTAGTCAATCTTTACAGGATAAAATGATAGTTGGGAACTTACAAATTGATTTACAACGTAGAGAAGTATTTATTGAAAAACAGGAAGTTCATCTTTCTACTATTGATTTTGATATTTTAAAAATGTTAATGATTCATAAGAATCAAGTATTGACACGGAGCCAACTTTTAGAAGCCATTGATCAAGAGAATAATTTTGTGGAGGACAATACACTTTCAGTACATGTCAAAAGGTTACGTGATAAATTAGGAATATATCATGGCCATTCTTATATAGAAACAGTGAGAGGAATTGGTTACAGGCTCAATAAAGAGGTGCTATATGAAGACGAATAATAGAGAATTTATAAGATTAAAGTATATAGCTTTGATTATTTTGTTTTTATTTATTATCATTTATTTGGTTGGTTTTTCAAGAGATATTATGTTTGTTCTTGGAATTATTTTAATGGGGAGTCTTTATATTAGTTTTCAAAATGTTGTCAAAGAATTATATTGTGAAATGCGTGAAGTGATTGCTTATGCCGCTAACGATCAACAAACAATTATAAAAGATGGTGATTTGGGTTTACTGTATAATGAAATGATGCGTTTAAAAAAAAGAACGGTTGCTTATGAAAAGGTTATTCAACAGGAAAAAGATAAACTTCGTCAAATGATTGAAGATATTTGTCATCAGTTAAAAACACCTCTTACAAGCATATCTATATATAATGATCTACTGTTAGATGGAAAGATACAAGACAATTATTTTGAAGAAATTAATCAGCAGATTGAAAAAATGAAATATTTAATTAACAGTCTTTTAACATTAGCAAAATTACAAAGCAGTCAAATTGAATTTGAATTTGAGTATCAGTCTATCCAGGAAGTTATACAATTATCTATGCAGTCTTTACAACCTTTAATAAAGAAAACACGAATTCAGATACATATTGAAGAATTAGAAACGTGCTTTTATTATGATGAAAGTTGGTTACAAGAAGCTTTATCTAATATATTAAAAAATTCATTAGAACAAACTTGTAGTCGTATAGATATAACATTTCTAGAACATCAGCAATATTTAAAGATGTTTATTTATAATGATGGTGAAGCTATTCAAGAGAAAGATTTACCTCATATTTTTGAAAGGTTTTATCATACAAAGAAACAACAGGGTGTTGGTATTGGATTGGCTTTATCGAAAGAGATTATTGAAAAACATCATGGCAGTATCCAGGCTTATAATGATCGTAATGGCGTTGTCTTTGAAATTCTTTTTCCACGTTATCAAATGAATAATAAATTTAAAGTGTCATGAAAATGTAAGAATTGTTATTCATAATAAAGATAGGAGGTGGGAATTACGAAATCAGTTGTAAAAATGTGTCAAGTGAGTAAGGTATATGGAGAAAATGAAACTGAAGTCTATGCTTTAAGGAATATTCATTTGGATATTGAAGAAGGAACATTTGTTACGATTGTTGGGAAAAGTGGAAGTGGGAAATCAACATTGCTTCATGTTATGGGAGGTTTAGAAAAGCCAAATAGTGGAGAGGTTATCATCCAGGATATCTCTTTATATGACTTGAAAGAAGACGAACTGACAATTTTAAGAAGAAGACAGATTGGCTTTGTTTTTCAATTTTTCAATCTTATACCAAGTCAAAATGTCTATGAGAACATTATTTTACCAATGCGTTTAGATGGACGAAAAGAGGATTCTGAATACGTTGAAGATATTATTCGGATGTTGGGTTTGGAAGAAAAGAAACTTTCTTATATTGATGAGTTGTCAGGTGGACAGCAGCAAAGAGTTGCGATTGCACGAGCCTTAGCATCTAAACCAACTATTATTTTATTGGATGAGCCAACAGGTAATTTAGATTCACAGAATAGTGAAGAAGTTATGGATCTTTTAAAAATATCGCAACGTAGATATAATCAAACTATAGTGATGGTTACGCATGATGCGATGATGGCAAACAAGGCAGATCGTATTATTACCATAGAAGATGGCCAAATTGTAGGTGATCAACATGTTTAAGCATAATTATATACAAAAAATTGCCTATGATAATATTCGTAAACAAAAAAAGTTTTATAAGTTTGTCTTTATCTCTTTAGTAATGGTATTTGTTTTATCAACAATTATATCTATTCTTTTTGCATCATATGAAGAAATAGGATACCGTGAAAGATATGAGAGATACGGTTTGTGGAGTGCTGTTGTTAAAAATTCTAATGATTCAGTTATTCAACAGTTAGAAGATGATGTTGATATAGGATATATTTATGATTTAGGTGATGTACAATATCAAGGTCAAAAAGTAGGGACAATGTCATCTTTAGATAAGACTGCTCAGGAACTTGTAAAGTTAAATCTAGAAGATGGGAGGATGCCTTATCAACAAGACGAAATTGTCTTAGAAGAAGATCAATTCTTAAATCTTGGTATTCCTCAAAAGATTCATCAGACTATAGAATTGTCAATTATGTATCAGGGTCAAGAATTAACAAGGGAATATAAAATTGTTGGGATTGTCAGTAATTATACACAAATTTATGATACATCATTAGGAAATATCATAACTTCTCAAATAACATCTAACCAATATGATGCTTTGTTATATTCTCAGGATAATTTAAATTTATGGAATGAAATTATTGAAAAGGAATTAGAAACAGATATTTTATTTAACACAAATACATATAAATATTATCAGCAATCAACTTCTCCTTTAAAGAATAGTTATGAAGAAGGTGATTATACAAAAATATTGAGTAGGATGATTATATGTGTTGGGTTTGTAGGTGTGTTAGGAACAATGGTTTCTGCAATGGCAAAAAGAACTGAAAATTTTGTTTTAATGAGAGCAATTGGGACAACATCTAAACAGATCCAAAAAATGGTTATTTATGAAGGTATAATATTGATTTTTATAGCTTTGCTGATAGGGTTAATCATAGGAGTGTTTTTATCTTCCATTGTTTTATATGCTTATTATCAATTGATGGGTGGAACATTTATATTTATAGTTAATAAAACATTTTATATTCAATTTTGTTTAAGTCTGTTAACTTCATTAATAGGCATATTTATTCCTTCATTTCAGGCATATTCTATTCCTTTGACTGGTAAAATTCAGCAAAAGGTTAAAAGAAATAGAGTTAGAAAAGTACGGAAAATCAATATTCTTTCTTTAGGATTTAAAGAATTTGCTGACCATAAAATGGTATCCTTTCTTTTGATTGTTATTATATTTATTGGAATTATGATTGGGGATTTAATGAATCTTTCAGTTGAATCATATGTTGATACAAATAATTCAATAAGAGAGAAAAGTGATTTTGATTATATATTAAGAAGTTCTCAAGAAGTATTCTCACAAAAAGATTTAAATAAATTAACAAATATTAATGGTCTTGAATCTCAAATTATACATAGTCAAAAAATCTATGCAACATGGCCGGGAATTGAAAATGAAAAAAGCATGGTTCGTTTAAGAAGTTTAAATCATTCTTCCTCTTTATATCAAAAAATGTCAATTCTATATTATGAAAATGAAAATATGGTCAAGGATGTTTTGACAAAATACAATCTTCAAGGACGTTTTCCTGAAAATGATAATGAAATTTTGATTGTTAAACCATGTATACAGGTACATGAAAATGGATATGGATTATCTATAGATCATTTGGAATGTGATAATAATATATTGGATATAGATTTGAAAGTTGGAAATAATCTCATGATTTCCTATATCAATACGTACGATGATTCAATAGAGAAATCCATTGATAGAGAATTTAATATTGTTGGAACAATTGAGTTTAATAATATAAAACCAAAAGAAGAAAGACTTTTTAATTATGATTTTGCAGTGATAACAAATTCCTCAACATATCAAAAGTACTTTGAAGATCATGAACAATTATGTTATTTTGATATTTCTGCTAAGTCTTCGGTATTTGAATTAAAAAAAGAATTATTTGAAATGCAAAAAAGATATCCAGATAGTTCTTATCATGATACAAGCAG harbors:
- a CDS encoding sensor histidine kinase yields the protein MKTNNREFIRLKYIALIILFLFIIIYLVGFSRDIMFVLGIILMGSLYISFQNVVKELYCEMREVIAYAANDQQTIIKDGDLGLLYNEMMRLKKRTVAYEKVIQQEKDKLRQMIEDICHQLKTPLTSISIYNDLLLDGKIQDNYFEEINQQIEKMKYLINSLLTLAKLQSSQIEFEFEYQSIQEVIQLSMQSLQPLIKKTRIQIHIEELETCFYYDESWLQEALSNILKNSLEQTCSRIDITFLEHQQYLKMFIYNDGEAIQEKDLPHIFERFYHTKKQQGVGIGLALSKEIIEKHHGSIQAYNDRNGVVFEILFPRYQMNNKFKVS
- a CDS encoding response regulator transcription factor — its product is MKKVLIVEDDIALAKSLKAALEVKDYQIEVADCYNLAIRMFQHMTFDILVVDIQLPDGDGIELCEYIRKQSQLPILFLTANDNEEMLVKGLNSGGDDYMTKPFRIKELYARLQALLRRSQSLQDKMIVGNLQIDLQRREVFIEKQEVHLSTIDFDILKMLMIHKNQVLTRSQLLEAIDQENNFVEDNTLSVHVKRLRDKLGIYHGHSYIETVRGIGYRLNKEVLYEDE
- a CDS encoding GTP pyrophosphokinase, which produces MHNSAKKIIKQFHDNQEIYRSLKHDIDDIFTRIIDTNHFRISNMAIRIKSEDALMKKITYKNRYQDINEITDVVACRIITLFENDVDRIYECVKDNFEVIEYNDKRKKNYDDRIDFGYNSLHLLIKFNDERCQFIEYSAYKDIIFELQIRTTLQHSWAEIEHGLGYKSQYEIPKDIRRRLTRLSASLELLDEEFVHIAKEVDEYNKGIVHIEKILKTDINVNSLIQYVNTSPRINGILEKLHTEFQFKFERDSELISQSRLIQRFHYMGYTYINELDDFVENHLKEIEWLSRERVENFKENHLINIYNVLVWISLVMLANDGVSDPEEIFSKESIERLQHLKESIEDKVIN
- a CDS encoding ABC transporter ATP-binding protein codes for the protein MCQVSKVYGENETEVYALRNIHLDIEEGTFVTIVGKSGSGKSTLLHVMGGLEKPNSGEVIIQDISLYDLKEDELTILRRRQIGFVFQFFNLIPSQNVYENIILPMRLDGRKEDSEYVEDIIRMLGLEEKKLSYIDELSGGQQQRVAIARALASKPTIILLDEPTGNLDSQNSEEVMDLLKISQRRYNQTIVMVTHDAMMANKADRIITIEDGQIVGDQHV
- a CDS encoding ISL3 family transposase, with translation MMNDNDKKLLKLFDIEEDSVQSFNIDLTENKYLISIVFNTKLHCCPHCGSINLYSKGYSHGTLSSAPINNKVCKINYKIRRYHCNDCNAYPTVDNPISYKGKQFTKTAIICILEGLKPYNATYSQIARSYDVSTTKIIDIFDTFVQIPRKTFPRILLIDEFYFGSKAKYKYPSIFMNFENNLIIDIVKSRTHEILSPYFFQIPKKERETVEYVCTDMSFTFKPLLPTFFPNATLIIDHFHLTKHINGQLNKIRKRIMNNYKSNKKTLYYRLLKHRYKLLLKSANNIDDDTFSKDRILEYTTTENGILEVLLGIDKEISEAYKIKEEYLAFDQCQKENINTCDKEAELRSLIKRCKKSGIEEMNELADTLETWKTEILNSFTWIGNRRISNGPIEGKNNYIKKILSNANGLTNFERARNRIMYSQNKYETYSSSEHKTKIKEDKDPRGSYEKNK
- a CDS encoding FtsX-like permease family protein; translation: MFKHNYIQKIAYDNIRKQKKFYKFVFISLVMVFVLSTIISILFASYEEIGYRERYERYGLWSAVVKNSNDSVIQQLEDDVDIGYIYDLGDVQYQGQKVGTMSSLDKTAQELVKLNLEDGRMPYQQDEIVLEEDQFLNLGIPQKIHQTIELSIMYQGQELTREYKIVGIVSNYTQIYDTSLGNIITSQITSNQYDALLYSQDNLNLWNEIIEKELETDILFNTNTYKYYQQSTSPLKNSYEEGDYTKILSRMIICVGFVGVLGTMVSAMAKRTENFVLMRAIGTTSKQIQKMVIYEGIILIFIALLIGLIIGVFLSSIVLYAYYQLMGGTFIFIVNKTFYIQFCLSLLTSLIGIFIPSFQAYSIPLTGKIQQKVKRNRVRKVRKINILSLGFKEFADHKMVSFLLIVIIFIGIMIGDLMNLSVESYVDTNNSIREKSDFDYILRSSQEVFSQKDLNKLTNINGLESQIIHSQKIYATWPGIENEKSMVRLRSLNHSSSLYQKMSILYYENENMVKDVLTKYNLQGRFPENDNEILIVKPCIQVHENGYGLSIDHLECDNNILDIDLKVGNNLMISYINTYDDSIEKSIDREFNIVGTIEFNNIKPKEERLFNYDFAVITNSSTYQKYFEDHEQLCYFDISAKSSVFELKKELFEMQKRYPDSSYHDTSSELQLRSIQNIELILKDSSFFFIFLIGTMVLTYLQRKIKVLSLKSEIGLYRSIGMTKKQFYFIHLFYGIIIYLLAVMIYICFYIVSLLRTGMGFKDIGEMILTPIHGMVILILGICFIAVIFFPIHSQLKENVLSSISRDS